One region of Desulfobacterales bacterium genomic DNA includes:
- a CDS encoding D-alanine--D-alanine ligase, producing the protein MIIGLTYDLRSEYLAMGYSEDETAEFDRDDTITALEDTLRSLGHRTDRIGTGRKLTERLAAGDRWDMVFNIAEGLSGSGREAQVPAILDLYGIPYTFSDPLVMSLTLHKGMTKRILRDNGIPTSDFVVVEYAADDIHIPFSPPYFIKPVAEGTGKGVSPASIIRQAERVKPACAQMIDVFRQPVLLEPYLPGREFTVGIIGTGKDAVTLGTMEVLLGEKAEAGVYSYVNKEQSEERVTYRLVPADADITVKTAEEVSLEAWRALGCRDGGRIDLRCDEKGNPLFMEVNPLAGLHPEHSDLPILCGLIGISYRTLIERILSSAMSRIPASKMR; encoded by the coding sequence TTGATCATCGGATTAACGTATGACCTTCGTTCCGAATACCTCGCCATGGGCTATAGCGAAGACGAAACGGCCGAGTTCGACCGGGACGATACCATCACGGCCCTCGAAGACACGCTTCGTTCCCTGGGTCATCGAACCGATCGAATCGGAACCGGCCGCAAGCTCACCGAACGGCTCGCGGCCGGCGACCGATGGGATATGGTGTTTAACATTGCCGAAGGGCTTTCCGGCAGCGGCCGGGAAGCCCAGGTGCCCGCCATTTTGGATCTTTATGGAATCCCCTATACCTTCTCCGATCCGCTGGTCATGAGCCTTACCTTACATAAGGGCATGACCAAACGAATTCTGCGGGATAACGGTATCCCCACATCGGATTTTGTGGTGGTGGAATACGCCGCGGATGATATTCACATTCCCTTTTCACCGCCCTATTTTATCAAGCCCGTCGCCGAGGGAACCGGCAAAGGCGTTAGCCCCGCTTCCATTATCCGGCAAGCAGAACGGGTAAAGCCGGCGTGCGCCCAAATGATAGATGTCTTCCGCCAGCCCGTGCTGCTTGAGCCGTATCTGCCGGGGCGGGAATTCACGGTGGGCATCATCGGCACCGGAAAAGACGCCGTAACGCTCGGCACCATGGAAGTGCTCCTCGGTGAAAAAGCGGAGGCCGGCGTTTACTCTTATGTCAATAAGGAGCAAAGCGAGGAACGGGTCACCTATCGACTGGTTCCTGCCGATGCGGATATCACCGTCAAGACGGCCGAAGAAGTCTCCCTTGAAGCTTGGCGCGCCCTGGGATGTCGGGACGGCGGTCGCATCGATCTTCGGTGCGATGAAAAGGGGAACCCCCTTTTCATGGAAGTAAACCCCCTGGCCGGACTGCATCCCGAGCACTCGGATCTGCCCATCCTTTGCGGTCTGATCGGAATTTCCTATCGAACCCTGATCGAGCGAATTCTATCTTCGGCCATGAGCCGCATTCCGGCGAGCAAAATGAGATAA
- a CDS encoding GNAT family N-acetyltransferase: MTKATYWADEYVIKQKTGPAAIALIKPGQRVFIGSTCGEPQYLVKCLAEKANHFTDLEIVRMMSQESTSLSMIAHASGDQALNIRCLYLGSAAPQSFAANRRFFTPINLSAVPRLFKSRRMPIHVALIQVSPPDDFGWMSLGISVDITLAAAQSADIVIAQVNSLMPRIIGRSFIHVNDVNSIVEYDEPLLTPAPAPDMATAEAISLETARLIEDGSTLHIDPGAAPQKTLLGLRNKNDLGIHTECITDAIMRLVAEGVITNRKKGYNEGRIVASSAMGSPDLYEFLNSNLSIDFQPSDYVNDPDIIARHHKMVSVCVAEAIDLTGQVAADAFRHNNYIGVTGMLDFVRGAVRSEGGKSILILPATAKQGKESRIVPQLKDLAVVVPRGDVDYVVSEFGMVRLFGKSLQERALAMISLAHPDFRDELFAKAKEMELLSPTISLSESLQGVYPSHLVEALEIKGQRVNFRAAKPVDVRRIQEHFYELDREDVVSRFFHERTRFLRNDLEGVYRIDYVKDLTIVGLVGEIGFQRAVAVGTYLFEESNNMAEIAFSVSKDWQGCGLGKILIAKLAKAARENGIAGLIAYTSPTNTGMLRLFNTLPYKIRSTHDANVVTLKCQFNEPI; encoded by the coding sequence ATGACCAAAGCCACTTACTGGGCAGATGAGTATGTCATCAAACAAAAAACAGGGCCGGCCGCCATCGCCCTGATAAAACCGGGTCAACGGGTCTTTATCGGCTCCACCTGCGGCGAGCCGCAATATCTGGTCAAGTGCCTGGCCGAAAAAGCAAATCATTTCACAGACCTTGAAATTGTCCGGATGATGAGCCAGGAGAGCACCTCGTTGTCCATGATCGCTCATGCCAGCGGAGACCAGGCGTTGAATATTCGCTGCCTATACCTGGGGTCTGCGGCACCGCAATCCTTTGCCGCCAACCGGCGGTTTTTTACCCCCATTAACCTCAGCGCGGTGCCGCGCTTGTTTAAAAGCCGCCGAATGCCCATTCACGTGGCATTGATACAAGTCAGCCCGCCCGACGATTTCGGCTGGATGAGCCTGGGAATATCCGTGGATATCACGCTGGCGGCAGCCCAATCCGCGGACATTGTCATCGCACAGGTCAACTCACTCATGCCACGGATTATTGGTCGAAGCTTTATTCATGTAAACGATGTCAACAGCATTGTGGAATATGACGAACCGTTGCTCACGCCGGCGCCCGCGCCGGATATGGCGACAGCGGAAGCCATCTCCCTTGAAACGGCAAGGCTCATCGAAGACGGCTCGACCCTGCACATCGATCCCGGCGCCGCTCCTCAAAAAACCCTGCTGGGGCTTCGCAACAAAAATGATTTGGGGATTCACACCGAATGCATTACGGACGCCATCATGCGGCTGGTGGCCGAAGGCGTGATCACCAACCGGAAAAAAGGATACAACGAGGGCCGTATCGTCGCCTCCAGCGCCATGGGAAGCCCGGATCTATATGAATTTTTAAACAGCAATCTGTCCATCGATTTTCAGCCCTCCGATTATGTGAACGACCCGGATATCATCGCCCGTCACCACAAGATGGTATCGGTTTGCGTCGCGGAAGCCATTGATTTGACAGGACAAGTTGCGGCCGACGCCTTTCGGCACAATAATTACATCGGCGTGACCGGCATGCTCGACTTTGTGCGCGGCGCGGTCCGCTCCGAGGGCGGTAAATCGATTTTAATTCTCCCCGCCACGGCCAAGCAGGGCAAGGAAAGCCGGATCGTCCCCCAACTTAAGGATTTAGCGGTAGTGGTTCCCAGAGGCGATGTGGACTATGTGGTGAGTGAATTCGGCATGGTGCGGCTGTTTGGAAAAAGCCTTCAAGAGCGCGCCCTGGCGATGATTTCACTGGCGCACCCCGATTTCAGAGACGAGTTGTTTGCAAAAGCCAAAGAAATGGAACTGCTGAGCCCCACCATCAGTCTTTCCGAATCCCTTCAAGGCGTCTATCCGAGTCACTTGGTTGAAGCACTGGAAATCAAGGGCCAACGTGTCAATTTCCGCGCCGCCAAACCCGTGGATGTCAGGCGAATTCAGGAGCATTTCTATGAACTGGACCGAGAGGATGTGGTGTCCCGCTTTTTTCATGAAAGAACCCGTTTTCTCAGAAATGACCTGGAAGGCGTATATCGCATAGATTATGTGAAGGATTTGACCATTGTGGGATTGGTGGGTGAAATCGGGTTTCAACGCGCCGTGGCCGTCGGAACCTATCTGTTTGAGGAATCCAACAACATGGCGGAAATAGCGTTTTCCGTTAGCAAGGACTGGCAAGGGTGTGGTCTGGGGAAAATTCTGATCGCCAAGCTGGCAAAAGCGGCCAGGGAAAACGGCATTGCCGGACTGATAGCGTACACATCCCCCACGAACACCGGCATGCTCCGGTTATTTAACACGCTGCCATATAAAATCCGCAGCACGCATGATGCAAACGTGGTAACGCTGAAATGTCAATTCAATGAACCCATCTGA
- a CDS encoding universal stress protein: MEHDIKKILFATDLSKECRNSYGYAINLAVACQGNITLLHIIETPPISTEMQVKNMLGEERYEQILREHEKDTRSILIGKRKESEIIHSTLSGYWQDSMSSRPGCFLRPDEIIVKKGDVVNGILSTAQELESDLIILSAHKNRRSDKSVSKVILEVLRLSPVPVIIVPPTKG, translated from the coding sequence ATGGAACATGATATCAAAAAAATACTTTTTGCAACGGATCTGTCAAAAGAGTGCCGGAATTCTTATGGTTATGCGATCAATCTTGCCGTAGCATGCCAAGGGAACATCACGTTGCTTCATATCATTGAAACACCCCCCATCAGCACGGAAATGCAGGTCAAAAACATGCTGGGGGAAGAGCGCTATGAACAGATTCTACGGGAGCATGAAAAAGATACCCGATCAATCCTGATCGGCAAACGCAAAGAAAGCGAAATTATCCATTCCACGCTGTCCGGATATTGGCAGGACTCGATGAGCAGCCGCCCCGGCTGTTTTTTGCGGCCCGATGAAATTATCGTCAAAAAAGGCGACGTGGTAAACGGAATTCTTTCGACCGCACAAGAACTGGAAAGCGATTTGATCATTCTCAGCGCCCATAAAAACAGGCGTTCGGACAAGTCCGTCTCCAAGGTTATCCTGGAAGTATTAAGACTCTCCCCGGTACCGGTTATTATCGTCCCGCCGACGAAGGGGTAA
- a CDS encoding DUF2284 domain-containing protein — translation MSSETTRDLNCDTLCAQIRKLGATLCQFIPSARLLVPEEKIRRFCTENKCGCYGNHLMCPPFVGTIPEAAEKISTFTDAILIQYSKGLNVETDTVGLNATKRTLHDIILETERYLQKEMGISTLMGLIGGSCERCNPCAGFMGKPCPYPSRARTSMEALGIDVIALLERLDLDGKFHADKITWTGMILIA, via the coding sequence ATGTCCAGCGAGACGACTCGTGACCTGAACTGCGACACCCTCTGTGCGCAAATACGAAAATTAGGCGCCACACTCTGCCAATTCATTCCAAGCGCACGCCTCCTTGTGCCGGAAGAAAAAATAAGGCGATTTTGCACCGAAAATAAATGCGGGTGCTACGGCAACCACCTGATGTGTCCCCCATTCGTCGGGACAATCCCTGAGGCTGCGGAAAAAATAAGCACATTTACCGACGCAATTCTCATTCAATATTCAAAGGGCCTGAATGTCGAAACGGATACCGTCGGACTGAACGCAACAAAGCGAACGCTGCACGACATCATACTAGAAACAGAACGATATCTTCAAAAAGAGATGGGGATTTCCACCCTTATGGGTCTGATCGGTGGCAGCTGTGAACGATGCAATCCCTGCGCGGGCTTTATGGGAAAACCTTGCCCATATCCGTCCCGAGCAAGGACCTCAATGGAAGCATTGGGGATAGACGTGATCGCGTTGCTTGAGCGCCTTGATTTGGACGGAAAATTTCATGCCGACAAGATCACCTGGACCGGCATGATTTTGATAGCCTAA
- a CDS encoding KamA family radical SAM protein produces MQTLMQIEPSVEDQSDEKVEEPPSSALYSVPAPAIVSIINLDTAPTARAPRQTRSTAKTRDFRKRFYPDISDKQWNDWQWQIGNRINKLPHLETLITLSEDERIALSQPENKLPLGITPYYASLISRQDALQPLRRTVIPTTGEFLRMPCEADDPLHEEAQSPVPGLVHRYPDRALLLVLDFCSTYCRYCTRSRVVGKRSIFPSKKRLERAIDYIAATPAIHDVILSGGDPLTLNDDRLDWLLTRLRRIPHLDIIRIGTKVPAVLPQRITPKLTRMLKKHHPLWMSLHFTHPDEGTPETYRACGMLADAGIPLGSQTVLLKGINDQVDTMRELVYHLLKMRVRPYYLYQCDPITGSGHFRTPIQKGLDIIRGLRGFISGYAVPTYVVDAPGGGGKIPLLPEYRVGRAEGNLLLSNYENRVFRYPDTATEDGLGEHVH; encoded by the coding sequence ATGCAAACGCTCATGCAAATTGAACCCAGCGTGGAAGATCAGTCCGACGAGAAAGTTGAGGAACCTCCGAGTTCAGCGCTCTATTCCGTGCCGGCACCGGCCATTGTATCCATTATCAACCTGGATACAGCCCCCACGGCCAGGGCGCCCCGACAAACCCGTTCAACCGCCAAGACCCGCGATTTCCGAAAACGCTTTTACCCCGACATTTCAGACAAACAATGGAACGATTGGCAATGGCAGATCGGCAACCGGATTAATAAACTGCCGCATCTGGAAACCCTGATCACCTTGTCCGAGGACGAAAGAATCGCATTGTCCCAACCCGAAAACAAGCTGCCGCTGGGGATCACCCCCTATTACGCCAGCTTGATTTCCCGGCAGGATGCGTTGCAACCGCTACGACGGACCGTGATTCCGACGACCGGCGAGTTTTTGCGAATGCCTTGCGAGGCCGATGATCCGCTTCACGAAGAAGCTCAGAGCCCGGTTCCGGGACTGGTGCACCGGTATCCGGACCGCGCCCTGCTGCTCGTGCTCGACTTTTGCTCCACCTATTGCCGGTACTGCACCCGCAGCCGGGTCGTGGGCAAACGAAGCATTTTCCCGAGCAAAAAGCGCCTGGAGCGCGCCATCGACTATATTGCCGCCACCCCGGCCATTCACGATGTTATTTTGTCGGGCGGAGACCCGCTGACCCTGAATGACGACCGGCTCGACTGGCTGCTGACCCGGTTGCGGCGCATTCCGCACCTGGACATCATTCGCATCGGGACCAAGGTGCCGGCGGTGCTGCCCCAGCGGATTACGCCCAAACTGACACGCATGCTCAAAAAACATCATCCCCTCTGGATGAGCCTTCATTTCACGCATCCGGACGAGGGCACGCCCGAAACATACCGGGCCTGCGGCATGCTGGCGGATGCCGGTATTCCCTTAGGCTCGCAGACCGTGCTTTTAAAAGGCATCAATGATCAGGTTGACACCATGCGGGAGCTGGTCTACCATCTGCTGAAAATGCGGGTTCGGCCTTATTACCTGTACCAGTGCGATCCCATCACCGGGTCGGGCCATTTCCGCACCCCCATTCAAAAGGGACTCGATATCATTCGAGGCTTAAGAGGCTTTATCAGCGGATACGCCGTGCCCACCTATGTGGTGGATGCACCGGGGGGCGGCGGGAAGATTCCGTTATTGCCCGAATACCGGGTCGGCCGGGCTGAGGGGAATCTGCTGCTGAGCAATTATGAAAACCGGGTGTTTCGATACCCCGACACCGCAACTGAAGACGGATTGGGAGAACACGTTCATTGA
- a CDS encoding 2-oxoacid:acceptor oxidoreductase family protein: MKDRVPYQIVISGVGGQGVLFITQLMAEAAIRKGFPVFTAETHGMAQRGGTVISHLKVGPFASPLIRPGEADGLIALKAESLDQHSGYLKPGAWAAVNSSASTKKTSGLCAHHLNADLLAQNIDNPRAINLIMLGFTLSLFLKADFNTAPLYCTMDDITHVLTDRLKGKDMLLQASIDALKAGASAH, translated from the coding sequence ATGAAAGATAGGGTACCGTATCAGATTGTTATCAGCGGCGTGGGGGGGCAGGGAGTGCTTTTCATTACCCAATTGATGGCCGAAGCGGCTATCCGCAAAGGGTTTCCGGTATTTACCGCTGAAACCCACGGAATGGCCCAACGGGGAGGAACAGTAATCTCGCACCTTAAGGTGGGGCCATTCGCCAGCCCCCTTATCCGGCCCGGAGAAGCGGATGGCCTTATCGCCCTTAAAGCGGAGAGCCTTGATCAGCACAGCGGCTATCTTAAGCCCGGCGCATGGGCTGCGGTCAACAGCAGCGCTTCAACAAAGAAGACTTCCGGTCTATGCGCCCATCATCTGAATGCGGATTTACTGGCTCAAAATATAGACAATCCCCGGGCCATCAATCTGATCATGCTCGGGTTTACCTTATCTCTTTTCTTGAAAGCCGATTTTAACACTGCACCGCTTTATTGCACGATGGACGATATTACCCATGTGCTGACTGACCGTCTCAAAGGCAAGGACATGCTGTTACAAGCTTCTATTGACGCGCTGAAAGCCGGTGCTTCAGCGCACTAA
- a CDS encoding D-alanine--D-alanine ligase: MRVTILHNAILDESAPDEKDVLAQVAAISDALEHLGHDAVVLPCDLNLSALKQRLSHAAPNMVFNLVESLGQSGALIHLVPFFLAANHFPFTGAQADAMMLSSNKIMAKTVMRASGLPTPDWLGPYPATESPIQKPGIAQEIEAKTWIIKSVWEHASIGLDEDGLLSGVSADAVVAEMATRATDLGGACFAETFIEGREFNLSVLDGPDGPVVLPPAEIQFMGYGPEKPRIVGYRAKWDSTAYEYSHTPRRFTFAPEDRPLLKTLAEKALSAWHCFGLKGYARVDFRVDSNRAPWILEVNANPCLSPDAGFAAALAQAGIPFWAAVERILMVADRENGGPK, from the coding sequence ATGCGCGTAACCATCCTTCACAACGCGATTCTTGATGAAAGCGCACCGGATGAGAAAGACGTGCTGGCCCAGGTTGCGGCCATCAGCGACGCGTTAGAGCACCTGGGCCACGATGCGGTGGTGCTTCCCTGTGATCTTAATTTGTCCGCACTCAAGCAGCGGCTTTCCCACGCAGCGCCGAACATGGTCTTTAACCTGGTAGAATCCCTTGGGCAAAGCGGTGCGCTGATTCACCTGGTGCCCTTTTTCCTGGCAGCGAACCATTTCCCCTTCACCGGCGCTCAAGCCGACGCCATGATGCTTTCTTCAAACAAAATCATGGCGAAAACCGTTATGCGCGCCAGCGGGTTGCCGACCCCGGACTGGCTCGGCCCCTATCCGGCAACGGAAAGTCCCATTCAAAAACCCGGCATAGCGCAAGAAATTGAGGCCAAGACCTGGATCATCAAATCCGTCTGGGAGCACGCCTCCATCGGTCTGGATGAAGACGGACTTCTAAGCGGAGTTTCAGCCGATGCGGTGGTGGCTGAAATGGCCACCCGGGCAACGGATCTTGGCGGCGCGTGCTTTGCCGAAACCTTTATCGAGGGACGCGAGTTCAACCTCTCGGTGCTGGACGGACCGGATGGACCGGTGGTGCTACCGCCCGCGGAAATTCAATTTATGGGGTACGGGCCGGAGAAACCCCGCATCGTCGGGTATCGGGCCAAATGGGATTCAACTGCTTATGAATACTCGCACACGCCTCGGCGCTTCACCTTTGCGCCCGAGGACCGGCCGCTTCTAAAAACGCTGGCAGAAAAGGCCTTGTCCGCCTGGCACTGCTTCGGGTTGAAAGGATATGCCCGGGTGGACTTTCGTGTCGATTCAAACCGTGCGCCATGGATTCTTGAAGTCAACGCCAACCCGTGCCTTTCGCCGGACGCCGGCTTTGCCGCGGCCCTGGCGCAGGCGGGAATTCCGTTTTGGGCGGCCGTCGAACGCATCCTCATGGTTGCGGATCGAGAAAATGGGGGTCCCAAATGA